The following nucleotide sequence is from Triticum dicoccoides isolate Atlit2015 ecotype Zavitan chromosome 7B, WEW_v2.0, whole genome shotgun sequence.
GTCCACCAACGTCACACTGATTTTCGTCACAGTATCTCAATTTTGTTGTAGTGTTACCTTTGGAGCTGGGGCTGCATCCCGTAGAAACTATTGCCTTAACTTGCATTGCTAAGGGTTAAGGTACCCCCTAAGTTACCCTGCAAAAAAGGTACCCCCTAAGTCACCAGCTTTGAATATTTGGGTTTGTAAAATGCACATAGAACCGTTTGATCAccgtaaataaataaatatatgaaCATAATACACTCATATGAAAGTTACACTGTAAGAATGAAGCTTGCATGTGGAGACTATGCCTATGTCTAAATGATTTATTTTTTGCAAATGGAATCAGAGAATTCTAGTATGTCGGTTGCTTCAAATGCGTGAGGTAGCAATAGCAGTCTGAGTAGCGTGGGTAGCAATATCAGTCTGAGTAGACAATATACACATCACTCATTCAACATCAAATCTCTCTCAAAAGTGTGGGAAGGAGAAAAGGGAGCTAATTCTAATTGGTCCAAGGTTTAGAGAGCAGCATCACTTCAATGACGAGAGAAGTACTTCCAAGGTTTGGCGTACTTCTCTCACATTCCTCGCATCCGATGCTTCCCTTCATCTTGGGCATTTCTCGACTCAGACATTGTTAGTTTCAATCTGGAAGTGTCCTGCAGGGGTGATGCCACCGTGCATGACATTCTGCTGCACTGGGTCAGGCTGAGAACCCCCATCATTTTGGCCGCCCTCACGCACACCCTGGAAATTAtcatctccgtcttcatggaggagttgtTGGCTAGGGCCAGGGTTGTCGTCCAAGCCGTTCTGCATCGAACGGGGATCCTCTTCGACACTATTATCCCTGGCGCTTTCCAAGTCGGTGTTTCTCAACCTGGTGCATTTGGCATAAACCAACCTCACAATGGCTATCAGTATCATGATAGTTGAAATGGATCCagtgatgacgaagagccccgagaAGTTTTGTAAAGTGAGAGGTGTAGAACCAAAGTCAGGAACTGTGTCATCGCCCATCAGCACTGAAGTGGTGCCAAAACATCTCACTTCTTGTTGTGAGTCGCTAACCCCTTCTGGTAGGTTCAGGATGGCAGTTGAATGGTTTTGCACTAGCGGAAAACCTAGACGAAATGTCTGGCCATAAAAAAATAATGTTAGCAAGTAGTCCCAACAATGCAGCATAGCGCTGCAACAAAAAATCATGAATATACCAAATCATTAGGTTGAGAAGCTTACAAAACCAAATCCAGGAGTCGTGTATATGCAACCAAGCATCATAAAATCATCTTTGTACCGATTATCAGAGAGGAAAGATGTTAAATAGGGGATCGCACCAACAATAGCTGACACCCCTCCATTTTTGGACCCCTTCCTCAAAGCGGCAGCATATTCTTCCTTCGTTGTGTAGGCTTTTAACCTACTTTCACTGATATTATGGCAATTCATCAAGAAGAACCGCACAAATGAATCATCTTGGTATCCTACAAAGTCACCACTGCGTTGGAGCTGGTCTAGATCAATCACCCAAGGACGGAGCCTCTTTGTGGTTAATATGGATGACAAGCTTGATGTGTAGCTCTGTATCAGAATCAGCACTACAAAGCACCATATTACCACAACAACTTTTGACAAGGGGCTTCTAATAATTTGACCtgtgcatggaacaaccaaaatatTATGTTATCTTACCAACTATTGTAAGAAACTAATGAAAATGCATCAAATATTGTAAGGAGTTACAGGTTGAAGTGTTGACCATGAGAAAACGTCAAAGTAGAGAAAACAAAGTAGAGGGCAGTGCTACATTGTCTCAAACTTGATCCTTGGTACTCCTGATTTATGGGCAGTTCAATCATCCACACAACGAAGCCAGTATAGAAGAAGAAGGCAATGGTAGCTAACCAAAGATTCCTACTTAGAGGCTTTAGGAATGTCCAACTAACAGCACCCGGTTCATCCTCGGCGAGCACAAGCATAGACACACCAGACTCCGTGTATGGCATCGTAAAGTCAATGACGGTGACTTGTCGCGCGGAAATGGTGGCATCGCCTACTGTAGCATCATACATCTGTTCATCACCAAGAAATATGGCAAAGATTAGAATATATTTTGGTACAAATCAATACCCCTGAGAGGATGAGATGCAAGTGCGTAGGAGTAAGCCTTACCGCCAAATACACTTTGCATACAAACTCATCATAAGTACCGCTAAAGCTAGCATACTCATAGCTCGTACTAGGACGTAAAATCCACGTAACTTCCTCCAAGATATCAATGTTGTAGCTAGTGACATTTTGTTTCTCGGAAATAGGATCAAGAGCATCCACAAAATGTTGAAAACCCAGCTTCAGTGGCACGCCAATCTTCAGCACCTTCCGATCTTTGCATCTTTTTTCCGAATCTCCTCTTGTATCTAGTGTCATGCTGTTCCTTCCCTTGGTTTTTGGGCAAGGAAACATCATGCTGGCATTTGATCCAAGTGTAAAGCCAGTCTTGGCATGGCCTACTGAAGCAGTTACATGATCTCCAAGGCAGAAGGCGCACGGTGTCCATGGAGTGTCGTAGAGAACCGGAATGTTGTTGTGGGCGGCCGTGTGCGGGACGTGATATGATTTGGTCAGTGTCTTAGGGCCCCGGACGATGGCTTGCACTTCATTGATCAGGTCCTCGGCTGCAAAGCTCAAATGCATCACAAAACTAGACAAGTAAATAGCATGGAATCCTGTCTTCCATGATATGTTGCATATCATTCAGAGAAGGCAATAAAACATGTTATACAATAGGTTAGCTTGTACATGGGACGATTAAAATTAAACTATAGAAAACACGTCAATAAGATATGTCATTTTGTATGACTGAGCATCGCCCTCGCCACCGCGTCGCTCCTCTTGGGGCGACTcgggcggccccaaccctagcgccgccggccCCCTTTCCCCTCCCTCCAGATCTCGCCGCCACCAGAGATAGCCGCCGGCAAGCCCGCGCCGCgtcgaggaaggtggcggcggggctggCTGCTCCTCGCGCGGAGAGCTTGGTGTGTCGGGGTGGCGGCCCCGGTCAAGGTGGGCGGCGCCTTCCTTGACGGAGGGTGGCTGCGGGTGTGTGGCCAGTCTTCCTCGGCTTGCGTGGGCGGCGAGGACCCGGTGTGGGATCTCATGGTGGTCGTGATTCCGCCGGCCGGCCGCCAGATCTGGATCGACCTGCGCCAGCTTCATCTCCTTCACCTTATCCCGCTCGATCTGGGCTTCGGTGTGGCCTTGCTCACCGGATCCGGGTGGTGGGCGGTGATTGGATGGTGGAGCtcttgggatcgggggaaacccttggccggcgacggcggccacaacgacgacgacgtcgtggcgccGATCCACTCCTTGGAGTCTTCGTTGAGATCCCGGCAGGGATGGCGGCGGCCCATGCACGAGAGATGGAGGTCTTCGGTCAACtctgggtgaaaacctgctatTGGCTATTGCCAAGGCCGGCAATGGCGACGCTGTTTGCGTCGTTCCCGTCCTGAAGGCATCGCCATGGACAAGTTCAAggtcactctctgctacctccgggggaaactctagatcagtagatcggatgacggcgacTCTCTGGTGTCGTTTtctcccttgggggcgtcattcttggaggtgcacacggGCTCGAGGGACCGGAGGACGGCGTCTTTGGTGAAGTGGTGCTTCATCTTTTACATTGATGGTGGCGGTTCTCAGTGGCGTGGCGATGTGGAGTCTCGGCGTTTGATGCGAggagatggactcgtgcaggaggaggaagctgtctggcgtcatggtggcgttgatggcagagAAGCCTGGCAAGGTTGGTGCATTAGTTATGCTTTGAGGATGGACCGAGGGAAGATGGAGGTGACGGCCCTTGCAGCGTGCCGTGCTCACTGGGAGTGTGCTAGACTGGTGTGAGACCCAATCCAGGTAGTGGCTTGGATGGGacacccggctttagatgttaggctttggtgcgatgtctgtttggtattaggcccggacGTTCTGCACGCCTTCATCATGGAGGTAGGAGTAGCAACAGTGTtgtcaagatggtggcttcagacttattGATGTATTACCTTCTATGGtctttatgaataattaataatatggctgtatgtatcgtccagatgcagaggccggggatacaTCCTCTTtcctatatatataaaaagaattgtATGGCTGAGACGGTCTTTTTTTAGATGTTTACTTtcttactactactccctccgttccgaattacttcttgaatttgtttagatatggatgtatctagactcattttaatgctagatacatccgtatctagacaaatctaagacaagtaattcggaatgggAGGAGTATTAATTAAGAGAGTTCTCTAGCTAAGAGAAGACGAGCTTCTTTTTCATTTCTCTCTTTCAACTCATTAATTATTCTACGTGATCCAAATGTAACAATTAGCCAACAAAATCGATCGAACTGTTGCACTGTTCTCTAGCATCCAAGTGAGGGTCTACCTGTGTCGCATTGACGTTGACGATGTTGGTATAAGGCTTGGTTGCGGCCTTcggttttagatgttaggctttggtgcgtGGTCTGTTTGGTATTCGGTTCGGACTTTCGGTACCCCTTCATCAACTGGTCATAGGAGTAGCAACAGATGTTGTTAAAatggtggcttcagacttactgaTGTATTATTTTGTAAGGTCTTGGTGAATAATTAATAAGATGGTTGCATGCATTGTCCAGATACAAAGGCcgtgggtcatcctccttttctaaaaaaaatcctaCAGACTAGTAGTACAATTTTTGGTTATAGTCTAAGTACTAACATCGTCCTGCATACTCATATTTTGGGTCATGTTTTGGCCGTAATTTTAACTATTAAAATACATATTACTTAGCAAAAATAATATCATTGAAACCTACATCTAAATATGAATTGAATGATTTAATTTTTATGGCATACATTAATATTTTCAGATTTAGAATAATATTTTACTAGTCAAATATGTGATCAAATTTTACTCAAAGTACAATAAAGACTAATAAACCAGACAAATATAATAGAGATTAGTTTCCATGTGTTAGCTTCGGAAAGTTAATAGCGGCTACATGTGGGATGTGGTAGCTGTGTTTGAGGGCATCTCCAAAGAAGACCCTCAaagctccggtatatgtccgatttATGGTGTTCGGATTATTTGTGTCAATTTTTGTCATTCAATGAAGACCCTGTCAATCCGTGAAGTGGTTCGGACGTCCGTTTTCCGGCAAATACGAGACAAACGTGGGGAGTTTTATCGGAGTTCGGACATCTACTTAACCAACCAAAAATAACCACGtggtcctttttctttcttttctctttctTCACATGCATGATCCCCTCTTCTCTCCTTCTAACCGGACACCACACTTCAAATCCCACCACATGCATGGTCTCCCTCCACTCTCTCTCCTCCCGGTCGGATTAATTTGTGAATAGCTTTATATGGCTCACTCCATCAGCATGTTCACTCACCATGTCCGAACATAAAATCAGACCTATACCGAAGCCATTTATGGGTCAGCTTTGAAAGTGCCCTGAGTAAACCAGTGTGACGTGTGGTTTTTTTAGTTTCCTTACTTGTGAGTCCGGTTAAGCTAGATTAGTAAttgcaaaagctttcaaactttaaGGATAAATGAGGCGATTATTAGAAGTTTTTTCTTCTAGAATACGCACAAACATATATATCATATATTCATAGAAGAGAACTGAGTGTAGCTCAGATGATTGGATTCTTTGTGGTGGAACCAACCCACTAGGGTTAAGTCATAGACTTGGAACTGGTGCTcgtatttttctggatttatttcagacttTCAAGGATGTTTGTTTAGGGAGAAAAGACTTTTCCGTCAACTACGAGACATGTGTGATGATTTCGTTAATCTCAAGATGTGATGTCGACTGAGTTTCTCGGTTCAAAATAAAATATTAATAGAAGAAAGAGCAAGTTGCCCGGCCACAATATTACAGGGTATCGATCCAGACTCCAAGTCCCTTCCCGCCTCCTTGTgtcagagcatctctagcagaccccatgTAAATGGTCAAACCCGCATAATTTTTGCGTTTTACAGTTTTGGTCGAAAAGGGTGTGCAAAACAGAAACCGTAAAAGTGGTCCAACCCATAATTTTTTTAAGGGCAACCGAAAATGCACACCCAAAACCTTTATATTTGGAGGTTGGAAGGCCGAACCTAAGGGGCCCCGTATACCGGTCAAACCTCGTCAGAGCAAACACGCCGCCGCGGAGTTTGCCGGAATCCGTCCTAAACTCGCCGGAATTCATCACCGCACATCGGAAAAGGCCGCTAGACGCCGCAATCGATCGCCGCCAGTTTGAATTGG
It contains:
- the LOC119338622 gene encoding glutamate receptor 2.1-like; the encoded protein is MHLSFAAEDLINEVQAIVRGPKTLTKSYHVPHTAAHNNIPVLYDTPWTPCAFCLGDHVTASVGHAKTGFTLGSNASMMFPCPKTKGRNSMTLDTRGDSEKRCKDRKVLKIGVPLKLGFQHFVDALDPISEKQNVTSYNIDILEEVTWILRPSTSYEYASFSGTYDEFVCKVYLAMYDATVGDATISARQVTVIDFTMPYTESGQIIRSPLSKVVVVIWCFVVLILIQSYTSSLSSILTTKRLRPWVIDLDQLQRSGDFVGYQDDSFVRFFLMNCHNISESRLKAYTTKEEYAAALRKGSKNGGVSAIVGAIPYLTSFLSDNRYKDDFMMLGCIYTTPGFGFTFRLGFPLVQNHSTAILNLPEGVSDSQQEVRCFGTTSVLMGDDTVPDFGSTPLTLQNFSGLFVITGSISTIMILIAIVRLVYAKCTRLRNTDLESARDNSVEEDPRSMQNGLDDNPGPSQQLLHEDGDDNFQGVREGGQNDGGSQPDPVQQNVMHGGITPAGHFQIETNNV